A region of Amyelois transitella isolate CPQ chromosome 19, ilAmyTran1.1, whole genome shotgun sequence DNA encodes the following proteins:
- the LOC106132786 gene encoding uncharacterized protein LOC106132786, producing MDRPSTSHQSVEKIEVFEVREHVPYKAEVTRAPAAYDEESGELYTSSWDSAWTAICQLVNLLHHMQVAIVVYCLWQFALTSAANGEISSLELHIIFAGTGYQLFLVEAVLTLHPHNSWSFQLSRDSKRIVHGCLQLIGALFVLTGSFLGLSGSEMTITGAHGICGVIALAFTLLSFISGVIALFSSKVRLFLKARPVKILHVAVGLFAICMGLITMAIGFNKPYFTNNREKLSTALMVFVVMIMFYVVIQPVTNLIKTTKEAL from the exons ATGGACCGCCCAAGTACGAGCCACCAGTCGGTGGAGAAGATAGAAGTGTTTGAAGTTAGGGAACATGTGCCTTATAAGGCCGAAGTCACAAGGGCGCCAGCGGCGTATGATGAGGAAAGTGGGGAACTTTATACTTCATCTTGGGACTCCGCGTGGACTGCCATCTGCCAGCTCGTGAACTTACTGCACCATATGCAAGTAGCAATAGTGGTGTACTGCTTGTGGCAATTTGCTTTGACGTCGGCGGCGAACGGCGAAATCAGCAGTTTGGAACTGCATATAATTTTCGCTGGAACTGGG taCCAATTATTTTTGGTAGAAGCCGTGCTGACCCTGCATCCGCACAACTCCTGGTCATTCCAGTTGTCCAGGGATTCCAAACGCATTGTCCACGGGTGCCTGCAGCTCATCGGAGCCTTATTCGTGCTGACAGGTTCCTTCTTGGGCTTATCAGGATCTGAGATGACCATAACTGGTGCTCATGGCATTTGTG GTGTGATAGCGTTAGCCTTCACTCTACTGAGCTTTATATCAGGAGTCATAGCACTTTTCTCATCAAAAGTGCGCTTGTTCCTGAAAGCCAGGCCAGTGAAGATCCTTCACGTAGCTGTGGGCTTATTTGCCATCTGTATGGGCCTTATTACCATGGCAATAGGGTTCAATAAGCCTTATTTCACGAATAATCGAGAGAAGCTATCTACAGCTCTAATGGTGTTTGTTGTAATGATTATGTTTTATGTAGTAATTCAGCCTGTTACTAACTTAATCAAGACCACCAAAGAAGCTCTCtga
- the LOC106132568 gene encoding proteasome subunit alpha type-4: MARRYDTRTTIFSPEGRLYQVEYAMEAISHAGTSLGILATDGILLAAERRNTNKLLDEVFFSEKIYKLNDDMVCSVAGITSDANVLTNELRLIAQRYLLQYGESIPCEQLVSWLCDVKQAYTQYGGKRPFGVSILYMGWDKHYGYQLYQSDPSGNYGGWKATCIGNNSAAAVSSLKQEYKENETTLAEAQALAIKVLSKTLDMTKLTPEKVEMATLTRKDNKTIIRVLTSPEVEKLIAAYEKSEAEAEAAKKQPPKS, encoded by the exons ATG GCTCGGCGTTATGATACCCGTACAACGATATTTTCTCCCGAAG GTCGTTTGTACCAAGTTGAATATGCTATGGAAGCCATCAGTCATGCTGGTACGTCCCTTGGCATCCTGGCTACTGACGGCATCCTTCTTGCTGCTGAACGTAGAAACACGAATAAGCTATTAGATGAGGTGTTTTTCTctgaaaaaatttacaaactaaATGATGACATGGTCTGTTCTGTTGCTGGAATCACGTCAGATGCTAACGTTCTTACCAATGAGTTGAGGTTGATTGCTCAGAGGTACTTGCTGCAGTATGGGGAATCAATTCCCTGTGAACAACTTGTCTCATGGCTGTGTGATGTGAAACAAGCTTATACACAGTATGGAG GAAAGCGTCCATTTGGTGTATCAATTCTTTACATGGGTTGGGACAAACACTACGGCTACCAATTGTACCAGTCTGACCCCAGCGGTAACTACGGAGGATGGAAGGCAACTTGCATTGGAAATAACAGCGCT gCTGCTGTATCAAGTCTGAAACAAGAATACAAGGAGAATGAGACAACACTGGCTGAAGCGCAAGCCTTGGCCATCAAAGTTCTAAGCAAGACTCTTGACATGACTAAACTCACCCCTGAAAAAG TGGAAATGGCAACACTGACCCGTAAagacaataaaacaataattcgCGTACTAACAAGCCCTGAGGTGGAGAAACTCATTGCTGCCTATGAGAAAAGTGAAGCAGAAGCAGAAGCCGCCAAGAAGCAACCACCCAAATCataa
- the LOC106132567 gene encoding vesicle transport protein USE1, whose protein sequence is MAVEKPKMLSTATVPKRSRTEMNVRLLLNKCELIAKQEPVEGNWRLKKYVESLMEMITELKTGPDKPAKDVLAAYTKRATFLNGLVQTASLESPIEKLEAVQQLSHGAATTCTDSAAQEIHQKTVVKYGVELRTELFGLDDTDEALRKRNIIKAPNFTSSGGGQEEIDSLLKYHQNMQEKVAENMVMLTKSLKEQSQIASTIIKADTEALKKSSDLTERNLTSLTKESTRLQEHSRSAWKCWLWLMLAVVMAIFINMVLFMKVMKKRKYEE, encoded by the exons ATGGCTGTAGAAAAACCAAAAATGCTCAGCACAGCAACTGTCCCAAAAAGATCGCGCACAGAGATGAATGTTCGCttgttgttaaataaatgCGAATTGATTGCTAAACAAGAGCCTGTCGAGGGAAATTGGAGACTGAAAAAGTATGTGGAGTCCTTGATGGAAATGATAACTGAGTTGAAAACTGGTCCtga CAAGCCAGCCAAAGATGTTCTGGCTGCCTATACAAAAAGGGCTACTTTCTTAAATGGTTTGGTACAAACTGCATCACTGGAGAGTCCAATTGAAAAG CTAGAAGCAGTGCAGCAGTTGTCACATGGTGCTGCCACCACATGTACAGATTCAGCAGCTCAAGAGATACATCAGAAGACCGTGGTCAAGTATGGTGTGGAACTGCGCACGGAATTATTTGGACTTG atgACACAGATGAGGCTCTCCGCAAACGTAACATAATAAAAGCCCCTAATTTCACTAGCAGTGGTGGTGGCCAAGAGGAAATTGACTCCTTGCTCAAATACCACCAGAATATGCAGGAGAAAGTAGCTGAGAACATGGTCATGCTAACAAAGAGTTTGAAGGAACAGTCGCAAATTGCCAGCACTATTATAAAGGCAGATACTGAG GCATTGAAGAAATCATCAGACCTAACTGAACGGAATCTGACATCATTGACCAAAGAGTCTACCCGGCTTCAGGAGCACAGCAGGAGCGCATGGAAGTGCTGGCTGTGGCTCATGCTTGCTGTCGTTATGGCTATATTTATAA aTATGGTCCTGTTTATGAAAGTAatgaaaaagagaaaatatgaagaataa
- the LOC106132566 gene encoding peptidyl-alpha-hydroxyglycine alpha-amidating lyase 2-like, translated as MLPVLFFILTVSGVYCEPETVRENFDYFSYGSNDDLLKNLDLHLPKDEVVLRPQEVKDWPQQSLNVGQITAVSINSLGQPVIFHRAERVWDESTFNESNVYQNLDKGPIIEDTILVLDPQTGSVLHSWGAYSFYMPHGLTVDHHDNVWVTDVAKHQVFKYTPNNHKYPSLTIGEAFTAGFPYRRRVLLCMPTSVAIATTGEIFVADGYCNNQILKFNAAGKLLLAIPSFTDTLTLNLPHSVTLLEHLDMVCIADRENMRIVCPKAGLKSYIKMFEPATIIQDPTLGRVFAVTSHGDMIYAVNGPTAQNIAVRGFTVNAVYGNIMDTWEPTTGFTNPHSIAATRNGSHLYVTEIGPNKIWKFELTDVYDKK; from the exons ATGCTGCcggttttgtttttcatattaACGGTTTCCGGGGTTTATTGTGAGCCAGAAACTGTACGAGAGAATTTCGATTACTTTAGCTATGGAAGTAATGATGACTTGCTGAAGAATCTGGATCTGCATCTT CCCAAAGATGAAGTTGTGTTACGACCACAAGAGGTCAAGGATTGGCCACAACAATCCCTAAACGTAGGGCAGATAACCGCCGTATCAATCAATTCTTTGGGACAACCTGTCATATTCCACAGGGCTGAAAGAGTTTGGGATGAAAG CACCTTCAACGAATCAAATGTTTATCAGAATTTAGACAAAGGCCCTATTATAGAAGACACTATTTTAGTCCTGGATCCCCAAACTGGATCAGTACTACATAGTTGGGGagcttattctttttatatgccACATGGTTTGACTGTAGATCATCATGATAATGTATGGGTTACAGATGTGGCTAAACATCAAGTTTTTAag tatACTCCTAACAACCACAAGTACCCCAGCCTCACGATCGGAGAAGCATTCACTGCTGGTTTCCCATATAGGCGCAGAGTGCTGCTTTGTATGCCCACATCTGTTGCCATAGCAACTACTGGAGAAATCTTCGTAGCCGACGGCTACTGCAACAACCAAATCCTGAAATTCAATGCGGCTGGCAAACTCCTGCTTGCGATCCCCTCATTTACTGACACTCTCACCCTTAATCTTCCACATAGTGTGACGTTACTTGAACATTTGGATATGGTGTGCATcgcagacagagaaaatatgaGAATTGTCTGTCCGAAGGCCGGTTTGAAGAGTTACATCAAGATGTTTGAGCCTGCTACTATTATACAGGACCCTACTCTAGGCAGAGTGTTCGCTGTAACGTCTCATGGAGATATGATTTATGCTGTCAATGGACCTACAGCTCAGAATATTGCAGTCAGAGGGTTTACTGTCAATGCTGTCTACGGGAATATAATGGACACTTGGGAGCCCACTACG GGCTTCACAAACCCTCACTCGATAGCTGCCACAAGAAACGGGTCTCACCTATACGTCACAGAAATTGGTCCTAACAAGATTTGGAAGTTTGAACTAACTGACGTATACGACAAAAAGTAG
- the LOC106132565 gene encoding uncharacterized protein LOC106132565: MDQQSAMIKAQYVTFVCIIMFSAMLETASISKRSYSDRSVRGYITERTCWWNEVCKEEFQILFRCKCPSWSYCRSPGRYYNAVCSMTETGYIWDQPNSEWRGQ, translated from the exons atggacCAACAATCTGCTATGATTAAg gcgCAATATGTAACGTTCGTGTGCATTATTATGTTTAGTGCTATGTTGGAGACTGCTTCTATCAGTAAGAGAAGTTATTCAGATCGATCTGTTAGAGGATATATAACTGAG AGAACATGCTGGTGGAACGAAGTATGTAAGGAGGAATTTCAAATTCTGTTCAGATGTAAATGTCCGTCTTGGTCTTACTGCAGAAGCCCAGGACGATATTACAACGCAGTGTGTTCCATGACTGAAACTGGTTACATCTGGGATCAACCGAACTCTGAATGGCGTGgacaataa
- the LOC106132613 gene encoding uncharacterized protein LOC106132613, producing MDTTVPRVLLSIALAALLPIASANSQDRLSKENIPHSRQKRILWITNDGRLALPPGTTMTITPSLSMPFVRHPPKGFLSNMTVSFPFTIDFDKLGLTDNENPYGDFPPIFARSMGRAAVSMMTDYIGQYLERRRGKRSTDHDIPPDVEKKALDKLHGGERAILYGLAEDLLSNFGMSGKECLLRVICEVQSRPLKNFGFLGEIMKLFFTPSKSPYADLLPEYVEAEKAGSQPGGECWSYFRLCPKSIFQTPNKYSKDAEDLHRRQEDINENNIEDIRAM from the exons ATGGACACGACAGTACCTCGGGTGCTGTTAAGCATAGCTTTAGCTGCTTTATTGCCTATAGCATCTGCCAATAGTCAAGATCGATTATCAAAGGAGAATATACCACATTCAAGACAGAAAAGGATACTATGGATAACCAACGATGGTCGATTGGCTTTACCCCCTGGTACAACCATGACGATCACACCTTCTCTTTCAATGCCTTTCGTAAGGCACCCACCTAAAGGGTTCCTGTCTAATATGACAGTTAGTTTTCCTTTTACAA TTGACTTCGATAAGCTAGGCTTGACTGACAATGAGAATCCTTACGGAGACTTTCCGCCGATATTTGCAAGATCCATGGGTCGGGCAGCCGTATCAATGATGACTGACTACATCGGACAATACTTAGAGAGGAGAAGAGGCAAACGGTCCACAGACCATGATATTCCTCCAGATGTGGAAAAAAAAGCATTAGATAAATTACATGGAGGAGAAAG GGCCATATTGTATGGTTTGGCAGAAGACTTATTGTCTAATTTCGGAATGTCTGGTAAGGAATGTCTTCTACGAGTCATTTGTGAGGTGCAGTCTCGTCCATTAAAAAATTTCGGATTCTTAGGAGAGATcatgaagttattttttac CCCAAGCAAATCTCCATATGCGGATTTGCTCCCAGAGTACGTCGAGGCTGAGAAAGCAGGCAGTCAGCCTGGTGGAGAGTGCTGGAGTTATTTCCGGCTGTGTCCCAAGAGTATCTTCCAAACACCTAATAAATACTC GAAAGACGCAGAAGATTTGCATAGACGACAAGAAGATATCAATGAAAACAATATAGAAGATATAAGGGCTATGTAG
- the LOC106132541 gene encoding uncharacterized protein LOC106132541, with translation MKISQSHHVRIRDNNPYGVDIEAILKYIETQYDTDIRSLPQWKELIKRLHVTTTDCKRIIQNANRRKLQIIDKLYRESTRLSPFQLTDMLARTASRWKMLEDEARRKKIPFKLEPEMIPTAEASEGSYAEQSEVESGHPNTEVSQYQDFDLETLPQKSEPESETPICISHLPVLITTNPHEFVGPSYSVLSRRSEQTTERNRSVTMKEYQEWNLLPESTLVKSLPKEIIIKNDSLEEQFIKFSIVNCGTEYLHIKYVCVTEKSHFRYAKVIPKTPTKLYPGLAVVFKLFFKVVQNEYDFASSLYFRIGQIVLDEGSTLNSLCIPVKTNYTQLRNVSVSEAVYLPAIYPWQIGEDFGYPTNYINISVLDNFSYHVHISKRQLNFDDLQDSRQSLGEIAETQSNPTMEIQSKTKQTANDIIDEVESFDSAVIISSVVFDVVEASMDAFWIEKTYVHLRKSNLKIPVHLTKVEFIGSHHACYDVDFFDSNTEKWFFTKTVRVYAEVLPHPVEIQPPILDMTNSPVFHGFCEDKFFIANNHKSYSVTVKIKLTTKMKKLLRIYPMEVVIPQRSNVSFDVRFCSPGLLMRNFDDLVHFTFKIVVTGFRSIYYKVPPFFFEIIAPCLNVYEKVYKKKVET, from the coding sequence atgaagatTTCTCAATCCCATCACGTACGCATAAGGGACAACAATCCATACGGTGTAGACATCGAAGCTATTCttaaatacattgaaactcaATACGATACAGATATCAGATCTTTGCCACAATGGAAAGAACTTATAAAGCGTTTGCACGTCACTACCACTGACtgtaaaagaattattcaaaatgcTAACAGAAGGAAGCTAcaaattattgataaattatatagAGAGTCCACAAGACTTTCCCCATTTCAGCTAACAGATATGCTGGCAAGAACTGCTAGCCGATGGAAAATGTTAGAAGATGAAGCACGGAGAAAGAAAATTCCTTTTAAATTAGAACCAGAAATGATACCAACGGCTGAAGCGTCTGAAGGATCTTATGCAGAACAGAGTGAGGTAGAATCCGGTCATCCAAACACAGAAGTGAGTCAATACCAAGATTTTGACTTAGAGACTTTACCGCAAAAATCAGAGCCAGAATCTGAGACACCAATCTGCATCTCTCATTTGCCAGTACTTATTACTACCAACCCACATGAGTTCGTTGGTCCTTCTTACAGTGTTTTGAGTCGCCGGTCGGAACAAACAACGGAAAGAAATAGGTCTGTCACCATGAAAGAATATCAAGAATGGAATTTGTTACCAGAGTCGACTTTAGTGAAAAGTTTACCAAaagaaataatcataaaaaatgaTTCATTAGaagaacaatttattaaattttctatagTAAATTGTGGCACCGAATATCTACACATCAAATATGTTTGTGTTACAGAAAAATCGCATTTTAGATATGCTAAAGTAATACCCAAGACTCCTACTAAACTCTACCCGGGACTTGCcgtagtttttaaattattttttaaagttgtcCAGAATGAATATGATTTTGCATCTAGTTTATACTTCAGAATAGGTCAAATTGTATTAGATGAAGGGTCAACATTGAATTCATTGTGTATACCAGTCAAAACCAACTACACTCAATTAAGAAATGTATCAGTTTCTGAAGCTGTTTATTTACCTGCGATATATCCATGGCAAATAGGTGAAGACTTTGGATATCCTacgaattatataaatatatctgtTTTGGATAATTTCTCTTATCATGTACACATTAGCAAAAGGCAGTTAAACTTTGATGATTTACAAGATAGCAGACAATCTTTGGGAGAAATTGCGGAAACGCAGAGTAATCCTACAATGGAAATACAAAGTAAAACGAAACAAACCGCTAATGATATCATTGATGAAGTTGAATCTTTTGACAGTGCAGTCATAATATCATCGGTTGTATTTGATGTCGTCGAAGCATCAATGGATGCATTTTGGATTGAAAAAACATACGTACATTTGAGAAAATCCAATTTGAAAATTCCTGTTCACCTTACTAAAGTTGAATTTATTGGCAGTCATCATGCTTGTTATGATGTTGATTTTTTTGACTCAAATACTGAAAAGTGGTTTTTTACCAAAACAGTCAGAGTTTATGCTGAAGTTCTACCGCATCCTGTAGAAATACAGCCTCCAATACTTGACATGACAAACTCTCCTGTATTTCACGGTTTTTGCGAAGATAAATTCTTTATAGCTAACAATCATAAATCATATTCAGTgactgtaaaaattaaattgacaacaaaaatgaagaaattgtTGCGTATTTATCCCATGGAAGTGGTGATTCCACAAAGGTCTAATGTCTCCTTTGACGTAAGGTTTTGTTCTCCAGGATTGCTGATGCGTAATTTTGACGATTTAGTTCATTTCACGTTCAAAATTGTAGTCACAGGATTTAgatcaatttattataaagttcctccatttttctttgaaattattGCACCATGTTTGAACGTGTATgaaaaagtttacaaaaagaaagtGGAAACATaa